TTCTCCCGCGATTTTAATATTCGCTACTCCATCCACTTTTAAGGGAATTCCCCCCTTAGAATAAGCATTAGTTACCTTCAAATCAATGATCATGTTGCTGAGGCTCATTTTAAACACTTTTTCTAAAAGGGGTCTGCGGATACTACTACCGCCTTTCACTAAGCGATAACCGACACTACCACCGCCAGTTACAGGTTGACGACTGCCAGCAAAAATTAGGATTTCACTGGGTTGGCAAATGTAGTAGAGATTTTTGATCACTAGGGCTATAGCGCCTGTTGCCGCTAAAGCTATAATTAGGAGAGTAACTCCTGTTTCTCTAAGATTTATCATGTTTAATCTTCCTCCATTTCAGTTTGCTCGGTATCTTGATTATTTTTCCCAGATAGTTTGATCCCCAACGTTTCCTCTGATTGCTGGAGGAACTGACGGATCATTTCTGGATAGGCATTGGAGAGAGACGCAAGCGCCTTCCCATCCCCATTGTCAATGACACTCACTTCTCCTAAATGCAAGCGGTGAGGGACTTTGGTAGCTTGCTTGAGAATCATCTCCATTTGTTGGACAAGGAATAATTCGGAAGCATCCACTCCTGTTTCTTGCCAAACTTGGGCTAACATTTCATTGACTTGTGCTGAGGCTTTGTTATCCTCGGCAAGTTTCGCCGCTTTGCCTTTTGCTTCCAGTTCATTAGCTTGTTGTTGAGCTTGTGCCGGGAGAACTTGGTCAACTTCTAACCGCGCTTTCTCTAATTCCGCCCTTACGGATTGTAATTCTTGTTGCGCTCTTGCTCTAGCTTCTTCAGCTGCAGCTGTGGTTCGTTCCTCTTCCATTTTGGCTTCTTTGCCTACTTCTGCGGTGATGCGTCGCAATTCATTTTGTTTTTCTTCGGTAGCAGTGGCAGTTTCAGTTTCAGCAACTTCCGCTTTACGATTACAGTCTGCTTCGGCTTGTTCAGCTTCTGCGATCGCGTTTGATTCGGCAATTTCAGCATCCCGAACAATCGTTGCAATTTGTCGTCGCCCAATGGAGTTGAGATAATCCACATCATCAGAAACACTTTGGATTTTTAGAGTATCCAATTGTAACCCCAATTTCGCTAAATCAGAGGCGACATCATTGGAAATGCGTTCAGCGAATTGCAGGCGATCTTCATTCAGCTGTTCTGGGGTGAGTGTCGCAACTACCCCCCGTAAATTTCCTTCTAAGGTTTCTCTGGCTACCCGAGAAATTTCTTCACGTCCGCGTCCTAAAAAGCGTTCAATAGCATTGCCTACCACTGACCAATCCCCAGAGATTTTGACATTGGCAATGGCTTGGATATTGAGGGGAGTTCCCCCTTTAGCATAAGCATTTGTTACTTCAATGGGAACAGGTATCGTCCTGACATCCATAGTTTCTACACTTTCGAGGATGGGAATTCGAAAAGTACGTCCCCCATAAATGACGCGATAGCCAAGTTCTTGACCATCTTCCCGCTTATATTTGCGACCTGAAATAATGAGAATTTTATTGGGGTCACAAATTTGAATCATTGTATTCAGTACGCCAATTCCCAGCAAAATCACAATAATAACAATGGTAATAATTAAGCCCGCGTCAGCCCTCACTAAATTACTTTCCACTGTAAGGGGAGATGGCTCTGCTCTAGTTTCTGATCGAGTTTCAATATATTGATTCATAAATTGTCTTCACTCCAGTAGTAAGTTAATTTTCTTCCTGTAGGGCTTTCGCTGAGACCACCCACACTTTATTATCGGAGAAGGAAACCACGAGAACTTGATCTCCTGGCTTAAACTCAGCTTGTTCTTCGGTCATGGCCGAAAAACCAACCGTTGAACCTTTCAGGGGAAGTTGAACTTTGCCACGGCTATTAGCATCAAAGGGGATTTCCACCCTTCCCACCGCCCCGACTAAATCCTCAGTACGCGTGATACTATTGGTGTAATTTCCGCCTAAAACTTTTAATAACCAAGCCATAGTGGTTCCAATGGCGAATCCCATTGCGAGCGCGATCGCGCCAATGATTCCTTCTCCTAACTCAGGTTCTAGTAACGTTAACGCCAGTCCCGTTAAACCAAAGAAACAGACACCAAATGTCCAAAACTTAAAGCTATAAAAGGGTAGCCAGCGCTTTTTCCGAGAAGAAAACCTTTTTTCCCTTTGATCTGGTTGAGTGCCAAAGTCCACATCATCGACAGCATCTCCATCGAAATCCGCATCCGCATCCGCGTCGAAATCCATATCAACATCGGCATCGGCATCTGCTTCCACATCAAAGCCTTCAAACCCACCCGATACGGATAAAAGAACAAAGAGACCGCCGATCAGGGAACAGGCAATATAAATAACGAGCATTGTCTTTTAAGTTGGCAATCAGACCCAACCTTCTTACGCCTTTACTTTAAACAAGAGCATTGGGAAAGGAGGGGATTTGTTTATGTTTCTTAACAACTCTTGTCAAAATGGAAAATTTTGGCTTGTCTAATTGCCAAGAGAATGTCAAAGTGTCTATGGGAGGTTAATTCCTCAGTATCAGGTAGAATTGAACTGAAATTTATGCAACTTGAGCGAGCAAGCGGAATTTTATTACACCCCACTTCTTTTCCTAGTCGCTACGGCATTGGAGATTTAGGGGCAGAAGCGTACGAATTTATTGATTTTTTAGCCGGTAGTGGGCAGCAACTGTGGCAAGTGCTTCCTTTAGGGCCCACTGGCTTTGGGAATTCTCCTTATTTATCCTATTCTGCTCTAGCTGGAAACCATTTGTTAATTAGTCCCGACAAACTGGTGGAATTTGGCTTATTAACCCATGAAGATATCGCCAATTTTCCTGAAATGCCGTTAGAAACGGTAGATTATGATCGGGTAGAAGCGGTCAAAATGCCCCTTTTACGCAAGGCCTTTGAACGGTTTGCGGAGTTACCTGAAGATCAGCGTAGCCCCTACCATGACTTTTGTTATAAACATGGGTATTGGGTAGAAGATTTTGCCTTCTTTATGGCACTTAAAGATGCTAATGATGGCATTAGTTGGCATGAATGGGAAGAAGGTTTAGCAAGGCGCGATCCCAAAACTTTAGAGGAATGGAAAAAGCATTTAGGATGGGAGATTTATTATCACAAATATCTCCAGTTTGAGTTTTACCGTCAGTGGCAAGCCCTAAAATCTTACGCCAATGAACGACAAATTAAAATTCTTGGCGATATCCCGATTTATGTGGCCCATGATAGTATGGCGGTTTGGGTTCACCAAGATATTTTCTGCATTGATCCTGAAACCCTACAACCTTCGATGATGGCAGGGGTTCCCCCAGATTATTTTAGTGAAGGGGGACAACTTTGGGGGAATCCTGTTTATAACTGGGAACAAGTGGAAGCTAATGGCTTTGACTGGTGGTTACACCGCTTTGAGGGCACCCTTGATTATGTGGATTTATTGCGAATTGACCATTTCCGTGGCTTTGAGTCGTTTTGGGCAGTTCCTGAAGGAGAAGAAGATGCCCGCAATGGTCATTGGGTGAAAGCCCCAGGGGAGAAGTTTTTTAATCTTTTACGAGAGAGACTGGGGGAATTACCAATTGTTGCTGAAGATTTAGGGATTATTACTGATGAGGTAGAAGCCTTAAGAGCGAAGTTTGATTTTCCCGGCATGAAAGTATTACACTTTGCCTTTGATGATGGGCCAGGGAATCCGTATTTGCCCTTTAATTATCATGATCGCAATTGTATTGTTTATACCGGAACTCACGATAATGATACGACTGTAGGCTGGTATAAAAAGCGCAATGCACAACAAAAAGAGATTGTGCGTCAGTATTTAGGGGGAATTAGCTCTGAAGGCATTCATTGGAGTATGATTCGTTTAGCTTTAGGATCAGTGGCTAATCAAGCGATTATTCCTTTACAAGATGTGCTGGGGTTAGGAAGTAACGCACGGATGAATACTCCCAGTAGTCTTGGGGAAAATTGGGCCTGGCGCTATCGTCGTGATGAGTTAACTGAACAGTTGCGCGATCGGTTGGGAATGTTAACCTATCTTTATGGTCGTAGCCCAGAATAATACTAATCAGGGTCATTAGTAATTTGTTAATACGAATAATTACGATCCCCGCCTAACCCCCAGGGTCGTTTCATTCTCCTGAAATTACCCTCAGGTGGGGATATAGGGGAGATAAATCTTAACTGTATGACTTAAAAGGCTTTAGCAGTTTGTTTCTCATCATCAAACTGAAACCTTTTATTTGCTTCTGTTTCTCCGTATAAGTTTAAGGTAATTGTTGCCTCCTCGCCAACAGCTTCTATCCTATGAATTGCCTCAGAAGTAAAACTAATGATTTCTCCCTGCTGAATAATTTTTTCCCCAACATACTCAATACGATTAGGATGATTTTCTGTAGGATTTCGTCGCCAAAACCAATTTTTTTGCTGCCCTTTTAATACTGCTACAATTCCCCATGTTCCATGATTATGAATGGGCGATTTTTCCCCTAAACAGTTGATTTCTGTTTGAATCGTAATTGGTAAACCCAACTCATCATATAGCATTGCAACAGCATTTTCTTGATTTTGGTTCAGTTGATGGCAAGAGGATTGAACAACCGAACAATTAAGGATTAATTTCCTCACTAGGGGACGTAGTTGTGAGAGTAAAGTTTCTTCATCCGTTCCTTGGGAAACTGCTAAGTTAATCCGATCTTCTACTTCGGTTAAAAAGCGATACAAGCGATAGCCTGCATCTAAAAAATCCCAGTCTCTTACTAAAGTACAACGGGAACACACACCATTATCTTTAACTAACCAATCCGCTTTCATTTTTCCTTGTTTTTCGCTTCACTAGAGTGTCTCAAAAGGTTGTCAATGCAATTTTGATGATCAAATTCACTAATTTGAACGTTAGCGCGGCAGTCCTCAATTTTATAGCCATTCCAATTAGTTTCCGTAATGTGACCGAGACGGTCGCTAGTAGGGAGCAAGATGCTCCCACTACTTTTCACCTGATGGTTTTTATTTGGAATCACTATAGTAATAGCGAATTGAAGAAGGATAGCGCAGAAATTTAAGGATTCAACCTCCGAAAAATTCTAAATATGCTACAATCCTAGCCTAAAGTTTAGTCACTTAAGCGGGCTTTTTTAATTGGAAAAAGGCAAATTACTGACTACTTTGTGCCAAACGCCAGTTATAAAGATTCCATTGATAAACTCCAGGAATTTCTAACTCTTCCCCATTATCAAAGCGAATGGTGCAGTTTTGATAGCGGTGACCTTTATACTCTCCTTGTGAAAGATTAATTACAGTTGCAGGATACCAATCGGGATTATCATCTTGTACCCATTCCCAAACGAAATTAGAGACTTCAATGCGATCGCCGATTTGTAATTGAATCTCTTGGGCGCGATCGCTGTTTTCTAAATACTGGGCTAGGTGATAGGGTTGCACTCGATTCAGCCATTGTGGTCCATATTCTTTTCGTAAAAATTGTACTTTCCCTGAATCTTTTCCCTGTAACCAGTCATTGAGTAACTTTGCTTTCCATGAACCTTCTCGTTGTTCTATGATAAATTCAAGTAAAGCCTCTCGTTGCTCAGAAGTTAGTTCATCAAGGGGATTTTCCCAGCTTGAAGCCTCTGAGGCGATAGAGGTGGTGAAAAACTCAACCAGTACCTGTTCCAAAATCTCTTGCTGTTGATTGGAAAGGGGAGTTTTTGCTTGTTCACAACGGCGAACTATTGCTTCTATCAGGGACTGAATTTGCTGATCATCCATCAGTTTCAGTAAACTTCACGTTAACCCAATATTCTAATGTCTGAACTCATTCTTTTTTGGCATCGTCGCGACTTACGTATTAATGATAATGTTGGACTCTCCCAAGCCTATCAGCAAACCTCAAGAGTGGTGGGTGTTTTCTGTCTTGACCCCTATATTTTAGAATCAGATCAAATTGCTCCAGCCAGAGTTAAATATTTATTGGGATGCTTAGAGAGACTACAAGAGAGTTATCAAAGGGTTGGCAGTGATTTATTAGTATTACAAGCTGATCCCGTTACCATGATCCCGCATCTTGCCCTTACTCTTAACGCTCAAGCGGTATTCTGGAATCAAGATGTTGAACCCTATGGGATGAAGCGCGATCGCGCTGTTACTACTTCTCTACAAGAACAGGGAATCAAGACTCAAACGTTTTGGGATCAACTTCTTCATGCCCCCGGAGAAATTCTTACCAAGGGAGAAGCACCGTATAAGGTTTATACGCCCTTCTGGAAAAATTGGCAACAACAAGAGAAAGCCCAGCCTGTAGGCAACATTACCCAACTCAGTGGCTTAACTTTCCAAGAACAAGAGAAAGTAAATCAAATGGGGAGAATTGCTGTACCAACCCTAGCAGAATTAGGGATTACTTGGGAGAATGAATTACCCTTAGAACCTGGCTATGTAGCTGCTAAAGCAAAATTAGAACAATTCAGCGATCGCGCCATTGCCGACTATGACCAAAACCGCAATTATCCTGCCGTTGATGGCACATCTATACTTAGTGCGGCTCTCAAATTTGGAGTAATTGGCATTCGAGAAGTTTGGGAAACTACGGAACTAGCATGGGAAAATACCCGTAGCGATGAAGCTAGACACAGCATTCAAGCCTGGCGACAAGAACTAGCGTGGCGAGAATTTTATCAGCACGCCCTTTACTTTTTTCCTGAACTGGCAGATGGTCCCTATCGTCGAGAATTTCAAAACTTCCCTTGGGACAATAACCAGCAACACTTTCAAGCCTGGTGCGAGGGAAAAACCGGTTATCCCATTGTTGATGCTGCCATGCGCCAATTAAACATAACTGGATGGATGCACAACCGTTGTCGAATGATTGTGGCAAGTTTTTTGACTAAAGACTTAATCATTAATTGGCAATGGGGAGAACGCTATTTTATGCAAACCCTCTTTGATGGTGACTTAGCCGCTAATAATGGGGGTTGGCAATGGAGTGCTTCTAGTGGCATGGATCCCAAACCTTTACGTATCTTTAATCCAGCCTCTCAGGCGCAAAAATTCGATCCTGATGCTGAATATATTCGCTATTGGCTACCTGAGTTGAGTTCCTTAGAAACTGAAGAGTTATTAACCGGGAATTTTTCTCCTCTTGAACGAGAAAGTCTCGATTATCCGCAACCCATTGTGGATCATAAACAGCAACAACGAGAATTTAAGCGCCGCTATCAGGAACAGAAAGAACGAGATAGCGTTTCTTAGTCATTGCTTTACAAAGGATAAAAACCTCATTATCGAGAAAACTGCTATAACTAAAATTTTTAACGTAAAAATATGAAAATTACGTTAAAATCTGCTTAGTAACGGATGTAATTTCGTTTACAATCAAATCAACGCACAACGTTGCTTCTTTTTATAAGAGAGAGCAAAGTTGCAATTAAGTTTCTTAATGTTTACACCAGATCTGTTTTAACTGTTTAGATGTGAGGAGTGTCAGATTGTGAGCCTATCTTGGAAAAAATTTTTAGTTATTGCGCCTTCTTTAGGAGCCTTAGCAATGGTGCAAACAGCCCTTGCTGAGGAATTACCATTTTCTGCATCAGCAGAGGATCAATCCAGTGAACTGCTTGATCAAATTGATCTTTATAATCAAGAAAGTGGTAGCTCGATCAATCAAGTTAATAGTGTTTTTCAACTGGAAGACGTTTCCCCAGATGACTGGGCATTTGAAGCTCTACGTAACTTAGTGGAACGTTATGGCTGTATTGCGGGTTATCCTGATGGAACCTTTCGGGGAAATGAGGCGATGACTCGTTACGAGTTTGCGGCAGGGTTAAATGCTTGTTTACAGCAAATCGAAACTTTGATTGCAACCGATGGTGCTGATGTCAGTGAAGAAGACTTAGCAACGCTACAACGGTTAACCCAAGAATTTGAAGCGGAACTTGCTACCCTCGCAACACGAGTTGACGATTTAGAAGGCCGCACTGCATTTTTAGAAGATACTCAGTTTTCTACCACAACTCAGCTTAATAGTCAAGTAGTGTTTGACTTGGCAGGCGCTAATAGTGTTGATAAAGCAGTGGCAGCTCAAGACGAGTTTGATGATGATCTTGGGGAAGTAGATAGCAATCTCCATTTAACTCGCCGGATTCGCATGAACTTTGATAGTAGCTTCACAGGGGAAGATCGTCTGCGAGTACGCTTTCAAGAATCAACTAGCGATACTTTAGCTGGCGCGACAGGTGCTCGTGCTGCCACCCGTAATCTTTCTGCCGGGGGCACTGATGGTAACTTTGAACTGGGGCAATTAATGTATAGTTTCCCTGTGGGAGATAATGTCGTTACTCATTTAGGGGCACAAGGGGTGTTAATTGATGACGTGTTTAATGCTGGTCCCACAGCGGGTTTTGCCTACAATTCGATTAATCTCTTCACTGCCTATAATAATCTTGTTTATGATGTGAGTGCTGTAGGCGGAGCAAGTATCGGTGCTAATATTTTCCTCGGCGATCGCGTACAAGTAGATTTAGGCTATTTTGCTACTGATGGTCGCGATCCAGAAGAAGGATTATTTGGCGGTGATTACTCTGCAGGGGGACAAATTGGTGTCGATTTAGGAGATGTTGACCTTGCTGCCACCTATCTCCGCAGTTATCAAGGCGGAGGTCCCACTGATGATGATCAGTTCAATTATGACCTTTCTGGTTTTGTTGGCAGTCCCGCTGCAGCAAATCCTTTTCGTCAAGCCCAAGATGGTGATGATTTAGCAGCCTCTGCAGATCATTTTGGATTACAAGCAAATTGGCGTGTGAGTCCTCGCTTTAATGTTGGAGGCTATTTTGGTTACGTCAACGCTAATACTCAAGCTGGACCTGATGGTGATGCCGAACTAATTAACTGGCTGGTTAATGCCTCCTTCCCTGATTTAGGGGCAGAAGGAAGTGCTCTTATTTTAGCCTTTGGTCAACCACCTAAATTAACCTCTTCTAGTGGTTCTGCGGTTGATACTGACCCTGATAATGGATACTTACTCAGTGCAGAATATCAGTTCCCAGTGAGTGATAATATCGATATTGCCACAGGTGGTTATGCGTTATTTAATCCCAACCACAATAGCGACAATGATGATATCTATGTTGGTCGTGTGAGAACTGTGTTTAGTTTCTAATTGGCATTGTCGGAAAGGGCTTTCCTGAAGAAGCTTTTTCCGACACAACTATTTTGTTATAGTCGTTCCAATTCAGTTCCGTAGTGCAGCCATCTTGGCTGCTACTAGGGAGCAAGATGCTCCCACTACTTTTAAGTTGCTGTTTTTTATTTGGAATGACTATAATTAGTTGGGAGCAATCGGTCAGAAAATCAAATAATATAATGTTATAACCCAGGAGTGCTTTGAGCAAATAAGCTAGCAAAGTCTGAAGTAACTTCTTCTGGAGAGGCTTCTTCCGAAACCACATCAAAAGCCTTATTTTTGGCTTCTGGAATAAATAACGCTTGGACAATTACCTCTGCAACATCTTCTCGAGGAATCGTCGGTGACTCTCGTTGTAGTAATTTATCATCTTTACCTACTAATAGTTTTCGCTTTCCTCCTGGTTCATTGAGTAAGCCACCTGCGCGAACAATCGTGTAGTTAATACCAGAATCAATTAAATATTGTTCCGCCTTTCTTTTCCAGATTAAAATGTTACCATTGCCAATTTTATTTAAGGGATGATTTTCATTAGTTCCCCCCATTGATCCCATTAAAATAATGTGTTCTACCCCTGCTTTTTTAGCTGCATTAATTTGATTGACTTGTCCTTGATAATCAATAATTTCTGGGGTTGCATCTTCAGGATAAGTAAACTCAGGACGTTCTCCCTCTGCAGGTGGAGATTTCATTTGTGGCGTAGCACTGGTGACAATAATCAGTGTATTACAATCATTAATAGCTGGTTCTAAACTATTTTCTTCGCGAATATCTCCAAAATAAAACCCTTCAGTTGTTCCAAATAATTCTTGAACCTTAGAGCGCGATTGGACTCCGTCCATGCTTCGCAAACGCGCAAACCCAAAAACCTCTAAATCATTCCCCTTTTGACGTAATTTTTTTAATACAATTGAGCCAGTTCTTCCCGTTGCTCCCGTCACCAACACTTTTTTCTTCGCCATAACCAAACTTTCAATCAATATCAAGGGTTTCTTGCTTTACCCTTTGATTGTAAAATATCGCTTCCAATTTCATAAAGCAATCAATCCAGAAATCTTGCTAGTAATTACGACTTAATCCCTTTAATCATGGGCATTGTAGCCCCTAGCTATTGCTCAAGATTTTCCTATTTTCCCAGAGCATGAGATAATATTCTTTATAATGTGTAACAAATAACAGTAACTGCTTCAACAAGAGAAACATTCGAGCTGTCGATTGAGAAATTAGAAACTTATGACAACTACTAAAACAAAAGTAAAAAGCGCATTTTTAGAGCGTCTTCACTCACCAGAGCGTCCCGTTCTCGTCTTTGACGGCGGAATGGGAACTTCCTTACAGAGACAAGAATTAACCTTAGAAGACTTTGGCAGTGCCACCCTAGAAGGCTGTAACGAATATCTGGTTAAATCAAAACCAGAAGCCATTGAACAAGTGCATCGGGAATTTTTAGAAGCCGGGGCTGATGTGATTGAAACCGACACCTTTGGTTCTAGTTCCGTGGTTTTGGCGGAATATGATATTCCTGAGCAAGCCTACGAACTCAGTAAAATGGCAGCGGAACTTGCGAAGCGAGTGGCAAAAGAATATTCCACTCCCGAAAAACCTCGCTTTGTCGCTGGTGCAATGGGGCCAACTACCAAACTCCCCACCCTTGCTCATATCGACTTTGACACCATGAAAGAGTCCTACCGTGAACAAGCAGCCGGGCTTTATGATGGGGGGGTTGACTTATTTATCATTGAAACCTGCCAAGATGTTCTTCAAATCAAATGTGCTCTCAACGCAGTAGAAGAACTCTTTGAAGAAAAAGGCGATCGAATTCCCATCATGGTTTCTATCACGATGGAAGTCATGGGAACCATGCTAGTGGGAACAGAAATTGACGCAGCTTTAACCATCCTCGAACCCTATAACATTGATATTTTAGGGCTTAACTGCGCCACTGGCCCCGACAAAATGAAAGAACACATTAAATACTTGTCGGAACATTCTCCTTTTCCCATCTCCTGTATCCCCAACGCGGGACTACCAGAAAACGTTGGTGGACAGGCTCATTATAAGCTCACTCCTATGGAGCTACGGATGGCGCTAATGCACTTCGTTGAAGACTTGGGTGTACAAATTATCGGAGGTTGCTGTGGGACTCGTCCTGACCATATTGAACAGCTTGCTGACATTGCCAAAGATTTAAAACCTGCCGAACGTCATCCGAAAAAAGAAGTAGCTGCCGCCTCCATTTACAGCACTCAGAACTACATTCAAGACAACTCCTTCCTCATTGTTGGAGAACGTCTTAATGCCAGTGGCTCGAAAAAAACCCGCACCCTGCTTAACGAAGAAGACTGGGACGGCTTAGTATCTATCGCTAAATCACAGGTCAAAGAGGGAGCGCACATCCTTGATGTCAACGTGGACTACGTGGGGCGTGACGGTGAACGGGATATGTACGAAGTGGTTTCACGTCTCGTCAATAATGTCACCCTTCCTCTGATGGTGGACTCCACCGAATGGACAAAAATGGAAGTGGGATTAAAAGTAGCTGGTGGGAAATGTCTGATTAACTCCACTAACTACGAAGATG
This window of the Euhalothece natronophila Z-M001 genome carries:
- a CDS encoding flotillin family protein; amino-acid sequence: MNQYIETRSETRAEPSPLTVESNLVRADAGLIITIVIIVILLGIGVLNTMIQICDPNKILIISGRKYKREDGQELGYRVIYGGRTFRIPILESVETMDVRTIPVPIEVTNAYAKGGTPLNIQAIANVKISGDWSVVGNAIERFLGRGREEISRVARETLEGNLRGVVATLTPEQLNEDRLQFAERISNDVASDLAKLGLQLDTLKIQSVSDDVDYLNSIGRRQIATIVRDAEIAESNAIAEAEQAEADCNRKAEVAETETATATEEKQNELRRITAEVGKEAKMEEERTTAAAEEARARAQQELQSVRAELEKARLEVDQVLPAQAQQQANELEAKGKAAKLAEDNKASAQVNEMLAQVWQETGVDASELFLVQQMEMILKQATKVPHRLHLGEVSVIDNGDGKALASLSNAYPEMIRQFLQQSEETLGIKLSGKNNQDTEQTEMEED
- the malQ gene encoding 4-alpha-glucanotransferase produces the protein MQLERASGILLHPTSFPSRYGIGDLGAEAYEFIDFLAGSGQQLWQVLPLGPTGFGNSPYLSYSALAGNHLLISPDKLVEFGLLTHEDIANFPEMPLETVDYDRVEAVKMPLLRKAFERFAELPEDQRSPYHDFCYKHGYWVEDFAFFMALKDANDGISWHEWEEGLARRDPKTLEEWKKHLGWEIYYHKYLQFEFYRQWQALKSYANERQIKILGDIPIYVAHDSMAVWVHQDIFCIDPETLQPSMMAGVPPDYFSEGGQLWGNPVYNWEQVEANGFDWWLHRFEGTLDYVDLLRIDHFRGFESFWAVPEGEEDARNGHWVKAPGEKFFNLLRERLGELPIVAEDLGIITDEVEALRAKFDFPGMKVLHFAFDDGPGNPYLPFNYHDRNCIVYTGTHDNDTTVGWYKKRNAQQKEIVRQYLGGISSEGIHWSMIRLALGSVANQAIIPLQDVLGLGSNARMNTPSSLGENWAWRYRRDELTEQLRDRLGMLTYLYGRSPE
- a CDS encoding cysteine dioxygenase family protein encodes the protein MKADWLVKDNGVCSRCTLVRDWDFLDAGYRLYRFLTEVEDRINLAVSQGTDEETLLSQLRPLVRKLILNCSVVQSSCHQLNQNQENAVAMLYDELGLPITIQTEINCLGEKSPIHNHGTWGIVAVLKGQQKNWFWRRNPTENHPNRIEYVGEKIIQQGEIISFTSEAIHRIEAVGEEATITLNLYGETEANKRFQFDDEKQTAKAF
- a CDS encoding FAD-binding domain-containing protein, giving the protein MSELILFWHRRDLRINDNVGLSQAYQQTSRVVGVFCLDPYILESDQIAPARVKYLLGCLERLQESYQRVGSDLLVLQADPVTMIPHLALTLNAQAVFWNQDVEPYGMKRDRAVTTSLQEQGIKTQTFWDQLLHAPGEILTKGEAPYKVYTPFWKNWQQQEKAQPVGNITQLSGLTFQEQEKVNQMGRIAVPTLAELGITWENELPLEPGYVAAKAKLEQFSDRAIADYDQNRNYPAVDGTSILSAALKFGVIGIREVWETTELAWENTRSDEARHSIQAWRQELAWREFYQHALYFFPELADGPYRREFQNFPWDNNQQHFQAWCEGKTGYPIVDAAMRQLNITGWMHNRCRMIVASFLTKDLIINWQWGERYFMQTLFDGDLAANNGGWQWSASSGMDPKPLRIFNPASQAQKFDPDAEYIRYWLPELSSLETEELLTGNFSPLERESLDYPQPIVDHKQQQREFKRRYQEQKERDSVS
- a CDS encoding iron uptake porin, whose product is MSLSWKKFLVIAPSLGALAMVQTALAEELPFSASAEDQSSELLDQIDLYNQESGSSINQVNSVFQLEDVSPDDWAFEALRNLVERYGCIAGYPDGTFRGNEAMTRYEFAAGLNACLQQIETLIATDGADVSEEDLATLQRLTQEFEAELATLATRVDDLEGRTAFLEDTQFSTTTQLNSQVVFDLAGANSVDKAVAAQDEFDDDLGEVDSNLHLTRRIRMNFDSSFTGEDRLRVRFQESTSDTLAGATGARAATRNLSAGGTDGNFELGQLMYSFPVGDNVVTHLGAQGVLIDDVFNAGPTAGFAYNSINLFTAYNNLVYDVSAVGGASIGANIFLGDRVQVDLGYFATDGRDPEEGLFGGDYSAGGQIGVDLGDVDLAATYLRSYQGGGPTDDDQFNYDLSGFVGSPAAANPFRQAQDGDDLAASADHFGLQANWRVSPRFNVGGYFGYVNANTQAGPDGDAELINWLVNASFPDLGAEGSALILAFGQPPKLTSSSGSAVDTDPDNGYLLSAEYQFPVSDNIDIATGGYALFNPNHNSDNDDIYVGRVRTVFSF
- a CDS encoding SDR family oxidoreductase; this encodes MAKKKVLVTGATGRTGSIVLKKLRQKGNDLEVFGFARLRSMDGVQSRSKVQELFGTTEGFYFGDIREENSLEPAINDCNTLIIVTSATPQMKSPPAEGERPEFTYPEDATPEIIDYQGQVNQINAAKKAGVEHIILMGSMGGTNENHPLNKIGNGNILIWKRKAEQYLIDSGINYTIVRAGGLLNEPGGKRKLLVGKDDKLLQRESPTIPREDVAEVIVQALFIPEAKNKAFDVVSEEASPEEVTSDFASLFAQSTPGL